The genomic window TGGCTGGTTTTATAACTATTCAGCTTCTGGCCAGATTAATGCGCCGGAACGTGAATTTTTAGGCATCATCATCTCTGGGCCGAATTCATCACCTGAAGCTGTTTATCTGGTGTGCCTGTCATTCCTGACTGTTCTCGCCCTTGTTGCCCGTAATCTGACACGCGGGTCGTTTGGACGGAAATGGATGGCCATTCGTGATATGGATATCGCTGCCGAAATTATCGGGGTGAACCCGTTGATGGCCAAGCTGACGGCCTTTGGTGTGTCGTCATTTTATGTGGGCATTGCCGGGGCTTTGTTATTCTCTGTCTATCTGGGGGCTGTTGAGGTTGGTGAAGTGTTCGGCATCCAGAAATCATTCCTGGTCTTGTTTATGATCATCATTGGCGGACTGGGCTCTATTTTCGGGTCTCTGGCCGGGGCAGCCTTTCTGGTTTTGATGCCAGTTGTACTGAAAAATGTGATGGTTGGCTCGTTAGGCTGGCCGGTAGATATTGCGGCCCATTTTGAGTTTTTGATTGTGGGCTCACTGATTGTCTTTTTCCTTATTGTGGAACCGCATGGCTTTGCCATGTTATGGCGCATCATCAAGGAAAAGCTGAGGCTCTGGCCATTTCCGCATTAATGGTCTGAAGCAGGTCAGCGGGCTGTTCTTACTTGACGGCAAGCTGGCAATATACTGGAATTAAAATAAAAGAACTTGAGTTCAAACGGAGGAAATCATGAAGCTCAAATCACTTATTGTCGGCGCGGCGACGGCCCTGACCATGGTCAGCCCGGCCCTTGCTGATCTGACATTTCCAAATCTGACTTACCGCACAGGTCCTTATGCTGTTAACGGCATTCCCTATGCTGACGGCTATGCCGACTACATGACCCTGCTGAATCAGCGTGATGGCGGCATCGGCGGTGAAATGATTAACTATATTGAGTGTGAAACACAGTACAACACCGAAAAGGGTGTTGAGTGTTATGAAAACACAAAGGGCGAAGGCTCGCTGGTGTATCAGCCGATGTCAACAGGCATCACTTACCAGCTGATCCCGAAAGCTACCGCAGACGGCATTCCCATTCTGTCTATGGGCTATGGGCGCACATCAGCTGCAAATGGTAAGGTGTTCAGCCATGTATTTAACTACCCGGCCAATTACTGGGTTGGGGCGTCTGCTGTAATTAACCATATTCTGTCTCTGAATAATGGCGATATTAAAGGTAAGAAAATCGCGCTTGTCTATCACAACTCTGCTTATGGCAAAGAGCCTATCCGGACGCTGCAGGAGCTGGAAAAAAAGCATGGATTCAAGCTGTCTTTGTTGCCTGTTGACCACCCTGGTCAGGAACAAAAATCACAGTGGCTGCAGATCCGCCGTGAAAAGCCTGATTATGTCACCATGTGGGGCTGGGGTGTAATGAACCCAACCGCAATTCAGGAAGCTGCAAATATTCGTTACCCAATGGAAAATTTCATCGGCGTATGGTGGTCAGGCTCAGAAGGTGATGTTCTGCCCGCAGGTGAAGCAGCCAATGGTTATAAGTCACTGGCCATGCATAACACCGGTTCAGACTTCCCGATCTATGCGGACCTGAAAAAGCATGTTTATGACAAAGGCATGGCTGCAGGTGACGGGTCTTCTTCAGGACAGGTTCTGTATAACCGCGGACTATATGCAGCGATGCTGGCAACAGAAGCGGCCCGCCTGGCCCAGAAGATGTCTGGAAAGTCAGATATCTCACCAGCAGATATGCGTGATGCGATGGAAGCATTCTCGATTGATGAAGCACGCATGGCGTCGCTTGGTCTGCCTAACTTTGCACCAAGCTTCAGCGTATCTTGTGAAAATCACGGTGGCCCAGGCCTTGCCGCGATCCAGCAGTGGGATGCCAAGGCCAAGAAATGGTCAATGATCTCTGACTTCATCGAAACAGATGGTGAAGTGATCAATGCCCTGATTGCTGAAGATTCAGCCGCCTATGCTGCTGAAAATAAAATTTCTGAGCGGTGTGGCTAAACACTGATCATAAGCCAGCCCCTTCACAGCTGTGGGGGCTGGTGATTTTTTTGATTTATTGATTTGAAAATTCGACATAATCGCAGATACAGAGGCACAGATGCTGGATACAGTTCAAACAGATGAAAAGCTGCTGGATGTCAATAATATTGAAGTGATCTATAATCACGTGATCCTGGTGTTGAAAGGGGTATCCTTATCTGTACCAAAAGGCGGCATTACCGCCCTTCTTGGCGGCAATGGTGCTGGCAAAACAACAACTTTGAAAGCTATTTCCAACCTGCTACATTCGGAGCGAGGTGAAGTCACCAAAGGCTCTATTTTATATCGGGGCAAACCGGTTGCTGATCTGAATCCTGCCGCGCTGGTGAAATCAGGCGTTATACAAGTCATGGAAGGCCGGCATTGTTTTGAACATCTGACAGTGGAAGAAAATCTGTTGACCGGCAGCTATACCCGTTCGGTCAGCCGTGCTGATATCGCCCGCGATCTGGACATGGTCTATACCTATTTTCCGCGCCTGAAAGAAAGACGCAAATCACAGGCAGGCTATACCTCAGGGGGTGAGCAGCAGATGTGTGCAATTGGCCGGGCGTTGATGTCCCGCCCGGAAACCGTGCTGTTGGACGAGCCGTCAATGGGCCTTGCGCCGCAATTGGTTGAAGAAATTTTTGGCATCGTCAAAGCCTTAAACGAAAAAGAAGGGGTGTCCTTTCTGCTGGCAGAACAGAACACAAATGTAGCCCTTCGCTTTGCACATTATGGCTATATTCTGGAGTCAGGCCGTGTGGTGATGGATGGTCCTGCAGCTGAGCTGCGTGAAAATCCAGATGTGAAAGAATTTTATCTGGGCATGTCTGATGATGGGCGGAAATCATTTCGCGAGGTACGATCTTACCGCCGCCGGAAGAGATGGCTCAGCTGATGTCGGGCTTTTACGACGACCTTGAGCGGCGATCAGAAGACGAAAGAGATGCTGCACTTGCCCGTGATTTGCCGCGCCTGATTGAGCTGGCGAAGACAAAAACTGCGCATTATCAAGGCATCCTTGCTGAAATTGACCCTGACCGCATTACCAGCCGAGCTGCGCTGGCCAGCTTGCCTGTGTTGCGCAAATCAAGCCTGTTGCAGCACACTGGCGCACCTCTGGCTGTAAAGACGGTTGTGCCACACCATTTCGCAGAGACACACCAGATTTTCCAGTCTCCCGGACCAATCTACGAAATTGGGATGAGAGGAACTGACTGGTGGCGGTTTGGCAGGGCCCTGGCCCC from SAR116 cluster alpha proteobacterium HIMB100 includes these protein-coding regions:
- a CDS encoding ABC-type branched-chain amino acid transport systems, periplasmic component; translation: MKLKSLIVGAATALTMVSPALADLTFPNLTYRTGPYAVNGIPYADGYADYMTLLNQRDGGIGGEMINYIECETQYNTEKGVECYENTKGEGSLVYQPMSTGITYQLIPKATADGIPILSMGYGRTSAANGKVFSHVFNYPANYWVGASAVINHILSLNNGDIKGKKIALVYHNSAYGKEPIRTLQELEKKHGFKLSLLPVDHPGQEQKSQWLQIRREKPDYVTMWGWGVMNPTAIQEAANIRYPMENFIGVWWSGSEGDVLPAGEAANGYKSLAMHNTGSDFPIYADLKKHVYDKGMAAGDGSSSGQVLYNRGLYAAMLATEAARLAQKMSGKSDISPADMRDAMEAFSIDEARMASLGLPNFAPSFSVSCENHGGPGLAAIQQWDAKAKKWSMISDFIETDGEVINALIAEDSAAYAAENKISERCG
- a CDS encoding ABC-type branched-chain amino acid transport systems, ATPase component (PFAM: ABC transporter), whose product is MLDTVQTDEKLLDVNNIEVIYNHVILVLKGVSLSVPKGGITALLGGNGAGKTTTLKAISNLLHSERGEVTKGSILYRGKPVADLNPAALVKSGVIQVMEGRHCFEHLTVEENLLTGSYTRSVSRADIARDLDMVYTYFPRLKERRKSQAGYTSGGEQQMCAIGRALMSRPETVLLDEPSMGLAPQLVEEIFGIVKALNEKEGVSFLLAEQNTNVALRFAHYGYILESGRVVMDGPAAELRENPDVKEFYLGMSDDGRKSFREVRSYRRRKRWLS
- a CDS encoding ABC-type branched-chain amino acid transport system, permease component (PFAM: Branched-chain amino acid transport system / permease component), which encodes MLYREVGEFKTSYAADQQTFPIGFDKIAYFVALAFAFLVVPFLINDYWANAILLPFLIFGIAAIGLNILTGYCGQVSLGSGGFMAVGAYACYKLMTGFPEMNLIICILLSGGVTAMVGILFGLPSLRIKGFYLAVATLAAQFFLVWLFNKVGWFYNYSASGQINAPEREFLGIIISGPNSSPEAVYLVCLSFLTVLALVARNLTRGSFGRKWMAIRDMDIAAEIIGVNPLMAKLTAFGVSSFYVGIAGALLFSVYLGAVEVGEVFGIQKSFLVLFMIIIGGLGSIFGSLAGAAFLVLMPVVLKNVMVGSLGWPVDIAAHFEFLIVGSLIVFFLIVEPHGFAMLWRIIKEKLRLWPFPH